Proteins co-encoded in one Cricetulus griseus strain 17A/GY chromosome 1 unlocalized genomic scaffold, alternate assembly CriGri-PICRH-1.0 chr1_1, whole genome shotgun sequence genomic window:
- the Pomk gene encoding protein O-mannose kinase isoform X2, translating to MGQMRNCSRWLSCEELRKEVRQLRRIGEGAVKRVFLSEWNEHKVALSRLTGLEMKDDFLHGLQMLKSLQSEHVVTLVGYCEEDGTILTEYHPLGSLSNLEATLNLPKYQDVNTWQHRLQLAAEYVGIINYLHNSPLGTRVMCDSNDLPKTLSQYLLTSNFSIVANDLDALPLVDHDSRVLVKCGHRELQGDFVAPEQLWPYGGERPFQDDIMPSYDEKVDIWKIPDVSSFLLGHVEGSDMVRFHLFDIHKACKSQIPAERPTAQHVLDTYRKVLHSLRDTVMSQTKEML from the exons ATGGGACAGATGAGAAACTGCTCACGCTGGTTATCCTGTGAGGAGCTGAGGAAGGAAGTCAGACAGCTGAGGCGCATTGGGGAAGGAGCCGTGAAGAGA GTCTTTCTGTCTGAGTGGAATGAACACAAAGTCGCTCTCTCCCGGCTCACTGGGCTGGAGATGAAGGATGACTTCCTTCACGGGCTGCAGATGCTCAAGTCTCTCCAGAGCGAGCACGTGGTCACGCTGGTTGGCTACTGCGAGGAAGATGGCACCATTCTTACCGAATATCACCCCTTAGGTTCCTTGAGCAACCTGGAAGCAACACTAAACCTTCCAAAGTACCAAGATGTGAACACCTGGCAACACAGGCTGCAGCTGGCCGCCGAGTATGTGGGCATTATTAACTACCTCCACAACAGCCCGCTGGGCACGAGGGTCATGTGTGACTCTAATGACCTGCCCAAAACATTGTCCCAGTATCTGCTGACAAGTAACTTCAGCATTGTGGCAAACGACCTGGACGCCCTGCCCCTGGTGGACCACGACTCTAGGGTACTTGTGAAGTGTGGCCACAGGGAGCTCCAAGGAGATTTTGTGGCCCCAGAGCAGCTGTGGCCTTATGGAGGAGAAAGGCCCTTCCAAGATGACATCATGCCCTCCTATGATGAGAAGGTTGACATCTGGAAGATTCCAGATGTCTCCAGTTTCCTTTTGGGGCACGTGGAAGGGAGTGACATGGTTCGATTCCATTTGTTTGATATCCATAAGGCATGTAAGAGCCAGATCCCTGCAGAAAGACCCACGGCTCAGCATGTTCTAGACACTTACCGGAAGGTTTTACATTCACTCAGAGACACTGTGATGTCTCAGACAAAAGAGATGCTGTGA
- the Pomk gene encoding protein O-mannose kinase isoform X1: MGQQHGNRKGLSHREIPRGIGLLLAMALMNVLLYLCLNQFFISPRSTEDARRCPHGYFRMGQMRNCSRWLSCEELRKEVRQLRRIGEGAVKRVFLSEWNEHKVALSRLTGLEMKDDFLHGLQMLKSLQSEHVVTLVGYCEEDGTILTEYHPLGSLSNLEATLNLPKYQDVNTWQHRLQLAAEYVGIINYLHNSPLGTRVMCDSNDLPKTLSQYLLTSNFSIVANDLDALPLVDHDSRVLVKCGHRELQGDFVAPEQLWPYGGERPFQDDIMPSYDEKVDIWKIPDVSSFLLGHVEGSDMVRFHLFDIHKACKSQIPAERPTAQHVLDTYRKVLHSLRDTVMSQTKEML; this comes from the exons ATGGGACAACAACATGGAAACAGGAAAGGTctcagccacagagaaatccccCGGGGCATTGGGCTGCTCCTTGCCATGGCccttatgaatgtgcttctttacCTCTGCCTCAACCAGTTTTTCATTTCCCCTCGTTCTACTGAGGATGCTAGGCGCTGCCCTCATGGTTACTTCAGAATGGGACAGATGAGAAACTGCTCACGCTGGTTATCCTGTGAGGAGCTGAGGAAGGAAGTCAGACAGCTGAGGCGCATTGGGGAAGGAGCCGTGAAGAGA GTCTTTCTGTCTGAGTGGAATGAACACAAAGTCGCTCTCTCCCGGCTCACTGGGCTGGAGATGAAGGATGACTTCCTTCACGGGCTGCAGATGCTCAAGTCTCTCCAGAGCGAGCACGTGGTCACGCTGGTTGGCTACTGCGAGGAAGATGGCACCATTCTTACCGAATATCACCCCTTAGGTTCCTTGAGCAACCTGGAAGCAACACTAAACCTTCCAAAGTACCAAGATGTGAACACCTGGCAACACAGGCTGCAGCTGGCCGCCGAGTATGTGGGCATTATTAACTACCTCCACAACAGCCCGCTGGGCACGAGGGTCATGTGTGACTCTAATGACCTGCCCAAAACATTGTCCCAGTATCTGCTGACAAGTAACTTCAGCATTGTGGCAAACGACCTGGACGCCCTGCCCCTGGTGGACCACGACTCTAGGGTACTTGTGAAGTGTGGCCACAGGGAGCTCCAAGGAGATTTTGTGGCCCCAGAGCAGCTGTGGCCTTATGGAGGAGAAAGGCCCTTCCAAGATGACATCATGCCCTCCTATGATGAGAAGGTTGACATCTGGAAGATTCCAGATGTCTCCAGTTTCCTTTTGGGGCACGTGGAAGGGAGTGACATGGTTCGATTCCATTTGTTTGATATCCATAAGGCATGTAAGAGCCAGATCCCTGCAGAAAGACCCACGGCTCAGCATGTTCTAGACACTTACCGGAAGGTTTTACATTCACTCAGAGACACTGTGATGTCTCAGACAAAAGAGATGCTGTGA